The Calothrix sp. PCC 7507 DNA segment AATTCCTGTTATGCAGCTACGCCAGGAAGTGGCACTTGTCTTGCAAGAATCAAGGCTTTTGGGGATGACGGTTGGGCAAGCTTTGGCTTATCCATTGGTTTTGCGTGGTTTATCCAAACAGACAATTCAGCAACGAGTGAGTCATTGGATAGAACAACTGCAAATTCCTAGTGAGTGGTTAGGAAGGACGGAAGTACAACTTTCTACTGGAGGACGACAATTAGTAGCGATCGCTCGTGCTTTAGTCATCCAGCCTAAAATTTTACTACTAGATGAACCAACTTCTGCCTTAGATATTGGTAGAGCTTCCCATCTTATAGAAGTTTTAATTCAGTTGGCTGACACTCATCACACCACAATTTTCATGGTCAATCACCAGCTAGAACTAGCACAACAATTTTGCACCCGATTACTGCACCTACAACAAGGGCGATTGTTGGCAGATCAGAACGCATCTGAGGTAGATTGGGTTAAGTTGCGCGCTAGCTTGATGGACGCAGAAACTCAAGCAGCTGAAGAATGGAGTTAGTCAATAGTCAACGGTCAACGGTCAACAGTCAACGGTCAACAGTCATCTTTACATTAAGACCGTTGAGTAGTTAACGTTGAACGTTGATTGCTAAATCTTTCTTTAGCTAATTTTGTTTGTGATTGTGAAAGATTGGTATTCAAAATTTCCATATTAAATCGGTAACCCACATTGCGGATAGTTTGAATCAAGCTGGGTTGCCTGGGATCAAGTTCAACTTTTTTCCGCAGTGATAAAACATGAGTATCAATGGTGCGTGGGTTATCGATGGCATCAGGCCAAGCCCGGCGCAGCAATTCCGACCTAGACAAAGGCACTCCTCCTGCTTGTGCCAAAACGTATAACAAACTGAATTCTTGGGGTGTTAAGTCGATAAACTCTCCTTGGAAGCGGACACGACGCTGTACTAAATCAATTTGCAGAGCGCCATAATCCAGATAAGCTGGTGCAACAGGTGTGCGGTTACGGCGAATTAGTGCTTCTACCCGCGCTAAGAACTCCTGCATCCCAAAAGGTTTGCTCATGTAATCATCTGCCCCCGCCCTTAAACCAGCGACGACATCAGCCTCATTTGTACGGGCAGATAGCATCAGGATTAACGGCTGCTGCTGACGGTGCAACCAACGGCAAAACTCAATGCCATCGCCATCAGGCAAATCCGCATCAAGAACTACTAGTGTTGGTTGGTGGCTTAAAAATACTTCCCTTGCTTGATAAATGCTGGCGGCTTGATGCACGCGGTATTCCAACTGCTGCAAGTGCCAACCCAGCAACGACCTTAGATGGGGATTCCCCTCAACGATTTCAATACAAACCGAACCCACGGTGGCAAGACCCCTTTGCGTCGATGATTTTCAAAGTAACAAGCCCCTGTCTAAGGTTTTGTAGTCTTTGTTACTCCCATTACTATTAGCTTTACATTTTCTTATAGCAAAAGCGGCAAAAAGTTTAACTCATGCTTCACTCTCAGCCAATTAGTAATATTCTTAAATTTTTGTTAGACTTATCAAAACCAGTTCTGCTAAATCGTCCTACTCCTAGAGGAGGATAATGCACCAAAAAACTATCACCAAACAAGCTAATTATTACCAAATCTCTCTCCCGGCTCTATGGTGAAAGCTAATTGTGTATTGCAGAAGCCGATTTTAACATCCACTAAAATAACCGGGGTGTTGACAGCGGAAACTATAAAAATAGCTTACCAAATAATCATATTCCATGCTTTCTGGAATAGGATAAGAATATTTTGTAGCTGCTCGGGGGTGTTGCCCTAAGTAAACGATTTGATTTTGAGTTGATGCTGAGGGGGAGGTGACACTTCACATTTCAGCGTGAATCATTTACAATTCTCATTCCAAAGAGATTAATACAGCAGTTATGCTCCAAGACACACAAACCATTCGCTATTACCAAAGAATTACCGACGCCTTCGTCGAGCTATGGAATCGCGGTTATCGTACGGATGATATGCGGATGTATTTGGATGGATATCTAGCCGCGCTGCGACAAGGAAACGCCATTGAGCCTTTCCTGATTCATCGTCTAGAGGAAGAAGCCAGCCGTTATTTGTACGATGGCTCAAATTTTGCAATGACTCAAACGCAGCCAGAACCACAACACGATTACTACTAATGCCCTTACCTGACAATTAGCAGCGATCGCTTATCAACGCTGATGATCATAGCATATTATGTGCATTGATCAAGAGATTTAATGGTGTGAAATTTTGGAGATTTTTTTGCTCATCAGCATCCCCTCGCCGCCGTTTTGTATTTCTCATGCGGCTGAGGGGATTTTTAATTAAATTGCTTGGTATGGGTAGGTAGAAGCCAGGAGTTAGGAGTCAGGAGTTAGGGGTCAACAGTTTTCTCCCACATCTAAAGGTATCAAGTTTTTTCATAAAAAACCCTGGAAATGGAGTTACATTTTCCAGGGTGGTAATAGACAGAGTACAGAGTGAGGAGTTGGTAGCAACCTCCTTGTGTCAAAACGATGTTATGAAGCTAGTGCTACTTCTACCAATTCCTGCAATTCACCTTTTTGGTACATTTCGATCAGAATATCTGAACCACCGAGGAATTCACCATTGACATACACCTGGGGAATTGTCGGCCAGTTGGAATATTCTTTAATTCCCTGACGGATTTCGTTGTCTGACAGCACGTCAATGGTTTCAAAGGGAACTCCCAATGTATTGAGTATTTGCACCACGTTGTTAGAGAAACCACACTGGGGCATCAACTTGTTTCCCTTCATGAAAACCAAAATTTTGTTCTCTTGTAACAAGGTGTCAATTTTCTCTTTAAGTTCTGGTGTCATGGTTTTTTTGTTCCCTAATTTTGCTTTATAGTCGAGGGTTGAGGGTCAAGAGTCAAAAGTCAGGATTTTAGCTATGGACTTTGGGCTATTGACTTTACAAAGCTACTGTTGTCTGCCAAGCTTCAGGAGTATATGTTTTTACTGCCAACGCATGGATTGCTTCGGTTGACATAGCTTGTTGCAACGCGCCATATACCAGCTGGTGTTGTTGTACTAGTCTCTTATCGGCAAACTGCGATGAAACTACTGTCACCTGATAGTGGTCACCACCACCTGTCAAGTCCTGTACCTGAACCTGGGCATCTGGCAGTTCCGCTTTGATCATTGCCTCGACTTGTTGCGGACTAATCATCGCAATTCCTGAAAAAACTTCTTTTCTATTATTAACAGATTAGAGATATGAAGGAGCTGCTTTTGTCAACTAAAAGTTTTGACAAAGTGGGAGTGAGGAGTGGAGGAGGAGGAGAGAAGAGTAGTTTAGGGACTTCCAACTAAAAAAATATCCTATCGCTTTCTTGGCAGGGGGGCAGGGGGAGAAGGAAAAATATTATTTGAGTAAATTGGATAATTTATTTTCTGGAAGTCCTTTAACTGGATTATTTTTTTGATGAGGGAGATGAGTCACTACCAGCTTGTCGGGGATAGGGGGCATCAACGAAGCCCAATTCAAACAGTTGTTGATAGGCTTTTTTGCCCAAATCCCGAGTTGGGTTTTGGCTTTTAATAATTTGCACCAGTAGCGGTACGGCTAGTTCTGGCTGATTTTGCGCCCGATGTACTAGTGCTAGGCGATAGGTGCTTTCGTCTCGCAGTTGAGCGGTGTCTAGCGCTCTTTTACGCTGGGAATCAGAAACTCTGTTGTCAATTCCAGAAAAGCTAGAGTTGAGATCCTGATAAAAATTAGATAGCTGGTTAAAAACCTGACGTGCTTCTTGGAGTTTCTTGGCAGCCACGTCATATTTTTGGGCTGAGACAGCAGTTTCTGCTTCCTTGAGGAGACGATTGCCGCTGTCAATGCTCAATAGGCTGTTAGTTTGGGTTATTGGACGGAGGGTATTCGGATCGTTGGGGTCAAGGGGTTGTTGTGGTAGGTTAGGACTGCTGGATGGCTTTTGTGCTTGAGCTGGAATAGGTGATAGCAGACTAAGGGCTGCTATAAGCGATAAGGAAGTGAAGCGAATCCTGGGAACAGCTGCTGCTAAGTTCATGGGGTCAATTCGTGCGACAAATATATAAATTAACAGTTATCAGTTATCAGTTATCAGTTATCAGTTTCATTGCTTGGGTAACGTCAGGCGTTGGTGCGCCATAAAACCACACCATACTCCCTTGCCTAGTGTTCACTGTTTACTGTTCACTGTTCACTGATTTAATGGAAACTTCGGGTATCTTAACTCTGTTTTTGTTTTTGACAAAGCAGAGTTACATACTAAGTTGCTATAAATTGAGACTGAAAATCAGTTTAATTGAGTTCCCATAGCCCTATATAGTAATTAAAAGTTTCCCTATGAGCGATCGCATTAATTCCTCTGATTTTGCCAATACGGGTATGCTAGTTAGTAGTCTAGGATTAATCTTACAACGCGGTGGTGAAGAATTAAGTTTAGAAAAAGCTGGCGATCGCTTCACGGTTCGTCTGGCCAGCAAATTAACACCACAAAAATTATCCCAGTTGAGTTGGGGTGTTTGGCAGCGGAGTATTCCCCCAGCACAAATTGAACTGTTTCAGGTTGCACCAAAGCAGTTAGAGGCGGCGATGTCTCAAGCCCGTGCTGCGGAAAATGTGGCTTTTGCTAGTCATGTTTACACAATCACGGGTAATCCGGGGACGTTTGTTTATCTGAATGAGCAAATTACCATTCAGTTTGCTTCTGGGGTTGAGGCTGCCCAGATTAACGCTATTACAGCCACATTCAACTTGATGCAAGACAAACCTGTCCTGGGAGTGCCTAATACTTTCGTGTTTCTTGTCAGCAAACAAGCAACTGCAAATCCCATCAAAATTGCTAATCAGTTGCAAGGACTCAAGGAAGTTTTAGCTGCTGAACCTAACATTTTTGTGCAACCTGAGCCACACTACAAACCTCGTGACACACTTTATTCCCAGCAATGGTATCTCAACCACAATGGTGGTAATCAGTTGGCTGTGGGTTCTCATATCTCTGTGGAAAAAGCTTGGGATATTACTCGCGGTGTGCGTTCTGTAGTTGTGGCGGTGGTGGATGATTCTTTTGATTTAAACCACCCAGATTTTCAAGGGAGTGGAAAGATTGTAGCTCCCAGAGATTTTAAGGACAATGACTTTTTACCTTTACCTGGGGATGAGGAAGCGAGTCACGGTACGGCTTGTGCTGGGTTAGCAGTGGCGGAAGAAAATGGTGCGGGAATTGTGGGGGTTGCTCCTGGTTGTGCGTTCATGCCGATTCGGACAACTGGGTTTTTAGATGATAAATCGATTGAAGATATATTCAACTGGGCTATAGAGAAGGGTGCTAGTGTGATTTCTTGCAGTTGGGGCGCATCTGCAGTTTACTTTCCGCTATCTTTGCGTCAACGTGCTGCCATAGCCCGCGCTGCTACCCAAGGGCGCAAGGGTAAAGGTTGTGTGATTCTGTTTGCGGCGGGTAATGCTAATCGCCCAATTGACGGTTCTGTAAATGAGCGCAATTGGCCGAAAAATATTTTATCAGGTAATACAGTGTGGTTAAGTGGTTTTCCTGTACATACAGATGTAATTGCTGTGGCTGCTTCTACTAGTTTGAATAAGAAAGCTGCGTATAGTAATTGGGGGACTAATATTGCGGTATGTGCCCCTAGTAACAATGCCCCACCAGGTATGTGGTTTGAAGAGGCTGGTTTTATGGAAACACAACCGGCGATCGCTAGTTCTCTAACTGGATTGGGAATTTTCACTACCGATCAAATTGGCGCCGCTGGTTATGAACCAGGTAACTTTACCGACAATTTTGGCGGTACTTCTAGTGCGACTCCTGTAGTTGCAGGTGTGGCGGCGCTGGTTTTATCAGCCAATCCTGATTTAACTGCGGGGCAAGTCAAACGGATTTTACAAGAAACTGCCGATAAGATTGTAGATGCTAATCCTGACCCTCAACTCGGTTTGCGTGCCGGGACTTATGATGTTAACGGTCATTCTCAATGGTTTGGTTATGGCAAGATAAATGCCGCGAAAGCTGTGCAAGCAGCATCACAACTACGTGCAGTTGCATCAAGTGGCACAAAGCAGATCGGGGGCAGGAATGATAGCCAGATGGCGATTCCAGACAATAATAGACAAGGGATAAAAAGTGCGATCGCTATTTCTGAGCCGAATACAGTTCAAAATATTCAAGTAACAGTTAATATCACCCATGATTTTCTTGGTGATTTAGAAATTTATTTAATTGCGCCTAATAATCAACAAGTGTTGTTGCAAAATCGTACCCTAGGTCGCCGCACCGATTTACAAACAACCTACACAATGCGATCGCACCCAGCCCTGAGACAGCTACTATCTTTATCGGCTAAAGGAAAATGGCAGTTATGGATCACCGACTATGCACCACAAGATGTCGGGAGATTAAATAGCTGGGAATTAAATTTAGAAACATAGTCTTTAGAGGGACTGGGGACTGGGGACTGGGGACTGGGGACTGGGGACTGGGGATTGGGAGATAATAACGTTGACAAATGACCAATGACAAATGACCAATGACCAATGACCAATGACAAATGACAAATGACAAATGACAAATGACAAATGACCAAATCAAGAATTAGGAATTTCTGCAAATGCATGAGTAGTGATTTCTGATTCTTGGTGGTTTAATTGTTGCAACACCTTGGCTAAGTCAGCAGTCAGGTGTTGAGCATTTTGTTTTATACAACCGTTAGTATAATCGGCGACTTTTATAGACGGAGCAATGTGAATAGTCACGTCTGTACCCCAATGGGGATAACGTTGGCTGTAATTGATGCTGATGGGTATTACTTTAACTCCCAGTCCGGGTTGACTAAATTCAGCACTCAACGCCAAACGTCCAATTCCGGGCTTTAATGGGTGAACTTCACCATCACGATAAATATCGCCTTCGGGAAAAATCACCAAAGTTTTCCTTTGTAGCAGTAAATCAACTCCGTGTCGCAGAGTTCTAATGGATGGGTGTTTAGGATCTACAGGAAATCCCCCTAAGCGGCGCACAAACCAGCCTTGTAGTCCTTGACATTCAGTAATAGTCACCATGAAACGCAAGTCTTTTGCTGTCATACAACCCATAGCCGCATAGGGTACAAGTAGAGCATCCCAACGCGCTCGGTGGGTGGGAGCGAGAATCACAGGGCCAGATTCGGGAATATGTTCTTGCCCAACGATGTTAATGCGACGGAAGAAAAATGGTAGAAGAAAGTGGCGTCCTAATAGATACGCCAGAGGACTTAACCAAGGCGAAACCCAAGAGGTAGTATGAGCCACCTGAGCTTTTGCTGGGGTATTCGCTGGTATTCGCTGGCGGGTAGGGTCTGCAGAGTAAAATTCCATCATGACGGTGGCGGCTGATTGTTCGGTAAAATATCACGAAACCTTGATTAGTTACACCGTAGATTTTCTTCCGTGACTTGTGTCTTGCCCATTGGACAGTTTTACCTCTGTCTGCTAATTTGGCTTTCGTCGGGTAGCAAACCAAGCTTGCAACTGCTGACGACAAACTGACTCTAAAACGCCTCCAATGACGTTCAGTCGGTGATTAGAGGCAGCACCATCGGGGATATTGTCAACAGTACGAATTGCGCCAGTTTTTGTATCGTCCACTCCGTATACCAGCAATCCTATACGGGCATGAACGATCGCACCTGCACACATCGGGCAAGGTTCTAATGTTACATAAAGAGTACATTGATGCAGACGCCAACTCTGTAACATTTGAGCAGCTGCCCTGATAGCGCAAATTTCCGCATGAGCCGTAGGGTCGTTGTCGCGTTCTTTCCTATTTTCGCCCTCCCCAAGCAAATTACCCGATGCATCGACAATCACAGCCCCAACAGGGACTTCACCAGCATCACCAGCCGCTTGCGCTATTTCTAAGGCTCGACTCATCCATTTTTGGTGTATGAGATATTCTTCGTATTCGAGTGACATAGGGACTGAGGATTGGGGACTGGGGACTGGGGAATGG contains these protein-coding regions:
- a CDS encoding DUF6761 family protein, with protein sequence MLQDTQTIRYYQRITDAFVELWNRGYRTDDMRMYLDGYLAALRQGNAIEPFLIHRLEEEASRYLYDGSNFAMTQTQPEPQHDYY
- a CDS encoding S8 family serine peptidase is translated as MSDRINSSDFANTGMLVSSLGLILQRGGEELSLEKAGDRFTVRLASKLTPQKLSQLSWGVWQRSIPPAQIELFQVAPKQLEAAMSQARAAENVAFASHVYTITGNPGTFVYLNEQITIQFASGVEAAQINAITATFNLMQDKPVLGVPNTFVFLVSKQATANPIKIANQLQGLKEVLAAEPNIFVQPEPHYKPRDTLYSQQWYLNHNGGNQLAVGSHISVEKAWDITRGVRSVVVAVVDDSFDLNHPDFQGSGKIVAPRDFKDNDFLPLPGDEEASHGTACAGLAVAEENGAGIVGVAPGCAFMPIRTTGFLDDKSIEDIFNWAIEKGASVISCSWGASAVYFPLSLRQRAAIARAATQGRKGKGCVILFAAGNANRPIDGSVNERNWPKNILSGNTVWLSGFPVHTDVIAVAASTSLNKKAAYSNWGTNIAVCAPSNNAPPGMWFEEAGFMETQPAIASSLTGLGIFTTDQIGAAGYEPGNFTDNFGGTSSATPVVAGVAALVLSANPDLTAGQVKRILQETADKIVDANPDPQLGLRAGTYDVNGHSQWFGYGKINAAKAVQAASQLRAVASSGTKQIGGRNDSQMAIPDNNRQGIKSAIAISEPNTVQNIQVTVNITHDFLGDLEIYLIAPNNQQVLLQNRTLGRRTDLQTTYTMRSHPALRQLLSLSAKGKWQLWITDYAPQDVGRLNSWELNLET
- the grxD gene encoding Grx4 family monothiol glutaredoxin; amino-acid sequence: MTPELKEKIDTLLQENKILVFMKGNKLMPQCGFSNNVVQILNTLGVPFETIDVLSDNEIRQGIKEYSNWPTIPQVYVNGEFLGGSDILIEMYQKGELQELVEVALAS
- a CDS encoding response regulator transcription factor translates to MGSVCIEIVEGNPHLRSLLGWHLQQLEYRVHQAASIYQAREVFLSHQPTLVVLDADLPDGDGIEFCRWLHRQQQPLILMLSARTNEADVVAGLRAGADDYMSKPFGMQEFLARVEALIRRNRTPVAPAYLDYGALQIDLVQRRVRFQGEFIDLTPQEFSLLYVLAQAGGVPLSRSELLRRAWPDAIDNPRTIDTHVLSLRKKVELDPRQPSLIQTIRNVGYRFNMEILNTNLSQSQTKLAKERFSNQRSTLTTQRS
- a CDS encoding ATP-binding cassette domain-containing protein, translated to MDNVIPKAILRLERVNLFTKLKTQSASNQQGYPILQDISFEVCPGDRSANACGECLTIVGPAGAGKTALLRLINRLEEPSSGKIYLENQEYHQIPVMQLRQEVALVLQESRLLGMTVGQALAYPLVLRGLSKQTIQQRVSHWIEQLQIPSEWLGRTEVQLSTGGRQLVAIARALVIQPKILLLDEPTSALDIGRASHLIEVLIQLADTHHTTIFMVNHQLELAQQFCTRLLHLQQGRLLADQNASEVDWVKLRASLMDAETQAAEEWS
- a CDS encoding BolA family protein — protein: MISPQQVEAMIKAELPDAQVQVQDLTGGGDHYQVTVVSSQFADKRLVQQHQLVYGALQQAMSTEAIHALAVKTYTPEAWQTTVAL
- a CDS encoding 1-acyl-sn-glycerol-3-phosphate acyltransferase, coding for MMEFYSADPTRQRIPANTPAKAQVAHTTSWVSPWLSPLAYLLGRHFLLPFFFRRINIVGQEHIPESGPVILAPTHRARWDALLVPYAAMGCMTAKDLRFMVTITECQGLQGWFVRRLGGFPVDPKHPSIRTLRHGVDLLLQRKTLVIFPEGDIYRDGEVHPLKPGIGRLALSAEFSQPGLGVKVIPISINYSQRYPHWGTDVTIHIAPSIKVADYTNGCIKQNAQHLTADLAKVLQQLNHQESEITTHAFAEIPNS
- the tadA gene encoding tRNA adenosine(34) deaminase TadA, whose amino-acid sequence is MSLEYEEYLIHQKWMSRALEIAQAAGDAGEVPVGAVIVDASGNLLGEGENRKERDNDPTAHAEICAIRAAAQMLQSWRLHQCTLYVTLEPCPMCAGAIVHARIGLLVYGVDDTKTGAIRTVDNIPDGAASNHRLNVIGGVLESVCRQQLQAWFATRRKPN